CGCCGGCATCGGCAACGCCTCCCTGACGGAGTTCGACGGCCTCGCCGAGGCGAACGCGAACGGCAACGTGGAGGGCCTCGCGGCCCTCATCTTCACGAAGTACGTCTTCGCCTTCGAGATCACCGGCGCGCTGCTCATCACGGCCGCCGTCGGCGCCATGGTGCTCACCCACCGCGAGCGCACCGAGCGCCCGAAGACCCAGCGGGAGCTGTCCGAACAGCGGGTCCGCGAGGGCAAGCACGTACCGCCGCTGCCCGCCCCCGGGGTGTACGCGCGGCACAACGCCGTCGACGTCCAGGGCCTGCTGCCCGACGGCACTCCGTCGGAGCTCACGGTCAGCAAGACGCTGCGCGAGCGCGGCCAGATCCGGGACGTGTCCACCGAGGCGCTGAACGACCTCAAGGCCTTGGAACAGCGCGCCGAGGAGCGCCTGGAGCGGTCCGCGATCGAGCCGCCGCACCTGAAGCGGAACTCTCCGCAGGCCGAGGAGGCATCGAAGTGAACCCCGTCAACTACCTCTACCTCGCGGCCCTGTTGTTCACGATCGGTGCGACGGGTGTGCTGATCAGGCGCAACGCGATCGTCGTGTTCATGTGCATCGAACTCATGCTCAACGCCTGCAACCTCGCGTTCGTCACCTTCTCCCGGATGCACGGCAATCTCGACGGCCAGATCATCGCCTTCTTCACGATGGTCGTCGCCGCCGCGGAGGTCGTGGTGGGACTCGCGATCATCGTGTCGCTGTTCCGTTCCCGCCACTCGGCCTCGGTCGACGACGCCAGCCTGATGAAGCTGTAAGGGGTCGGAAGAATCGTGGAGAACCTGATTGCGCTGCTCATCGCGGCGCCCCTGCTCGGAGCGGCCGTCCTTCTGGTCGGCGGCCGTCGGCTCGACGCCGTGGGCCACTGGATCGGCACGCTCCTGTCGACCACCTCGTTCGTGCTCGCCGTCGTCCTCTTCGGCGACCTGCTGAGCAAGGACGCCGAACACCGGACCCTGACGCAGTACCTGTTCAGCTGGATCCCGGTCGAGGGCTTCCAGGCGGACGTCGCCTTCCGCCTCGACCAGTTGTCGATGACGTTCGTGCTGCTGATCACGGGCGTCGGCTCGCTGATCCACCTGTACTCGGTCGGGTACATGGAGCACGACGAGCGGCGCCGCCGCTTCTTCGGCTACCTGAACCTGTTCCTCGCGGCGATGCTGCTGCTCGTCCTCGCCGACAACTACCTGCTGCTGTACGTCGGCTGGGAGGGCGTCGGTCTCGCGTCCTACCTGCTCATCGGCTTCTGGCAGCACAAGCCCAGCGCCGCGACGGCCGCGAAGAAGGCCTTCCTGGTCAACCGCGTCGGCGACATGGGCCTGTCGATCGCCATCATGCTGATGTTCACCACCTTCGGCACCTTCGCCTTCGGCCCGCTGCTCGGGACGGAGGGAGAACCCGGCATCGCCGGGGACGCGAGCGAGGGCAGGCTCACCGCCATCGCCCTGATGCTGCTGCTCGCCGCCTGCGGCAAGTCCGCCCAGGTGCCGTTGCAGTCCTGGCTCGGGGACGCCATGGAGGGCCCGACCCCGGTCTCGGCCCTCATCCACGCGGCGACGATGGTGACCGCGGGCGTGTACCTGATCGTCCGGTCCGCCGCGATCTTCAACGCGGCGCCCGACGCGCAACTGGTCGTCACGGTCGTAGGCGCCGTCACGCTCCTGTTCGGTGCGATCGTCGGTTGCGCGAAGGACGACATCAAGAAGGCGCTGGCCGGCTCGACGATGTCGCAGATCGGCTACATGGTGCTGGCCGCGGGCCTCGGCCCCATCGGCTACGTCTTCGCGATCATGCACCTGGTGACGCACGGCTTCTTCAAGGCCGGTCTGTTCCTCGGCGCCGGCTCGGTCATGCACGGCATGAACGACGAGGTCGACATGAGGAAGTACGGCGGCCTCCGGACGTACATGCCGATCACCTTCGTCACCTTCGGCCTCGGCTACCTCGCCATCATCGGCTTCCCGGGGCTGTCCGGCTTCTTCTCCAAGGACAAGATCATCGAGGCGGCGTTCGCCAAGGGCGGCACCGAGGGCTGGATCCTCGGCGGCTGCGCCCTGCTCGGCGCGGCCATCACCGCGTACTACATGACGCGCGTGATGCTGATGACGTTCTTCGGCGAGAAGCGCTGGCAGCCCGACGAGCACGGGCACGAGCCGCACCCGCACGAGTCCCCGAAGTCCATGACGATCCCGATGATCGTGCTGGCCTTCGGATCGGTCTTCGCCGGCGGGTTCTTCAGCATCGGCGACCGCTTCGTGCACTGGCTGGAGCCGGTCACCGGCCACTCCCACGGCGACTCCCCGGTCAGCGCCCTGACGGTCACCCTCGCCACCATGGTGGTGCTCGTCGTCGGAGTGGCCATCGCCTACGCCCAGTACGGTCGCCGTCCCGTCCCCGTCGTCGCCCCGCGCGGGTCGCTGCTCACCCGCGCGGCCCGGCGCGACCTGCTCCAGGACGACTTCAACCACGTCGTCCTGGTCCGCGGCGGCGAGCACCTCACGCGCTCCCTGGTCTACGTCGACCACACCCTGGTCGACGGCGTCGTCAACGGCACGGCGGCCTCGGTCGGCGGCCTCTCCGGGCGGCTGCGCCGGCTGCAGAACGGCTACGCGCGTTCGTACGCGGTCTCGATGTTCGGCGGTGTGGCGATCCTCATCGCCGCGACCCTGCTGATGAGGGCGGTCTGATACCGATGTCCTTTCCTCTGCTGACAGCGACGGCCGCGCTCCCGGCGATCGGGGCGGTCGCCACGGCCGCCGTACCGGCCGCCCGGCGCAACGCCGCCAAAGCGCTGGCGCTGCTGTTCTCCCTCGGGACGCTCGCCCTGGCGATCGTCGTCCTGGTCCGCTTCGACCCCGGCGGCGACCGCTACCAGCTCACCGAATCCCACTCCTGGATCAAGGACTTCGGGGTCAGGTACGAGCTGGGCGTGGACGGCATCGCGGTCGCGCTCATCGCGCTGACCGCCCTGCTGATCCCGTTCATCATCCTGGCGGGCTGGCACGACGCCGATCCACTGGAGACGGGCAACAAGCGCTGGCGGCCTACGCAGGGCTTCTTCGCCCTGATCCTGGCCGTCGAGGCGATGGTGATCATCTCCTTCGAGGCCACCGACGTCTTCCTCTTCTACATCTTCTTCGAAGCCATGCTCATCCCGATGTACTTCCTCATCGGCGGCTTCGGCGACCGTGCCCATGAGTACGGCGAGGAGACGGCGTCCACGCAACGGTCGTACGCGGCCGTGAAGTTCCTGCTGTACAACCTGGTCGGCGGTCTGATCATGCTGGCCGCGGTGATCGGCCTCTATGTCGTCGCCGGGAACTTCAGCCTCCAGGAGATCGCGCAGGCCCGCGCCGGCGGCACGCTCGACATGGCGACGAACACCGAACGCTGGCTGTTCCTCGGTTTCTTCTTCGCCTTCGCGGTGAAGGCCCCCCTGTGGCCGCTGCACACCTGGCTGCCCAACGCCATGGGCGAGGCCACCGCGCCGGTCGCCGTGCTCATCACGGCGGTCGTCGACAAGGTGGGCACTTTCGCGATGCTCCGGTTCTGCCTCCAGTTGTTCCCGGAGGCGAGCAAGTGGGCGACGCCCGTCATCCTCGTCCTCGCGGTGATCAGCATCATCTACGGGGCGCTGCTCGCCGTGGGACAGCGGGACATCAAGCGGCTGGTGGCGTACGCGTCGATCTCGCACTTCGGGTTCATCGTGCTGGGCATCTTCGCGATGACCAGCCAGGGGCAGTCCGGCGCGACGCTCTACATGGTCAACCACGGCATCTCGACAGCGGCCCTGATGCTGGTCGCCGGCTTCCTGATCTCGCGCCGTGGCTCGCGGCTCATCGCCGACTACGGCGGGGTGCAGAAGGTCGCCCCGGTGCTCGCCGGCACCTTCCTGATCGGCGGCCTGGCGACGCTGTCGCTGCCCGGGCTCGCGCCCTTCGTGAGCGAGTTCCTCGTCCTGGTCGGCACGTTCGCGCGCTACCCGGCGATCGGCATCATCGCCACCTTCGGCATCGTCCTCGCCGCGCTCTACACCCTCGTCCTCTACCAGCGGACGATGACGGGCCCGGTGAAACCCGAGGTCTCCGCGATGCCCGACCTCCGCGCGCGTGAGCTCGTGGTCGTCGCCCCGCTGATCGTGCTGCTGATCTTCCTCGGCGTCTATCCGAAGCCGGTCACGGACATCGTGAACCCGGCGGTCAAGCAGACCCTGTCCGACGTACACAAGAAGGACCCCAAGCCCGAGGTGGAGGCGGCCAAGTGAGCGCATCAGCCGTCCACAGCCTGTGGACAACGGCGGCAACCGCGGCCGAACCGATCTCGAAGATCGACACGCCCAAGATCGAGTACGGGCAATTGTCGCCCACCTTGATCGTCGTCGGCGCGGCGGTCATCGGGGTGCTGGTCGAGGCGTTCGTGCCGCGCAAGCACCGCTACTACGCACAGTTGTTCGTATCCGTCGTGGCGCTGGTCGCCGCCTTCGCCGCGGTGGTCGCGCTGGCGGAGGGCGGGTACGGCACCACGAAGGCGCGCATCGCCGCCATGGGCGCGATCGCCGTCGACGGACCGGCCCTCTTCCTCCAGGGCACCATCCTGCTGGCCGCCCTGGTCGGCCTCTTCACCTTCGCCGAGCGGCGCCTCGACCCCGAGGTGCACGGCAACCGCGTCGACTCCTTCGCAGCCCAGGCGGCCTCCGTGCCGGGCAGCGACAGCGAGCAGGCCGCCGTCAAGGCCGGGTTCGCGACCACCGAGGTCTTCCCGCTGCTGCTGTTCGCGGTCGCCGGCATGCTGGTCTTCCCGTCGGCCAACGACCTGCTGACCTTCTTCATCGCCCTGGAAGTCTTCTCGCTGCCGCTGTACCTGCTGTGCGCCCTGGCCCGCCGCAAGCGGCTCATGTCGCAGGAGGCCGCGGTCAAGTACTTCCTCCTCGGCGCGTTCGCCTCCGCGTTCACCCTCTTCGGCATCGCGCTGCTGTACGGGTACGCGGGCTCGGTGTCGTACGGCACGATCGCGCAGGTCGTCGACGGCACCGTCCAGAACGTCAACCCGGCGCTCGCCGACACCATGGGCAACGACGCGCTGCTCCTCGTCGGCGCGGCGATGATCGTCATGGGGCTGCTGTTCAAGGTGGGCGCGGTGCCGTTCCACATGTGGACGCCCGACGTCTACCAGGGCGCGCCGACCCCGGTCACCGGCTTCATGGCCGCGGCGACCAAGGTGGCCGCCTTCGGCGCGCTGCTGCGCCTGCTGTACGTCGTGCTGCCCGGCCTGCGCTGGGACTGGCGGCCGGTCATGTGGGGCGTCGCGATCGTCACCATGCTGGGCGGCGCGATCGTCGCGATCACGCAGACCGACATCAAGCGGCTGCTGGCGTACTCGTCCATCGCGCACGCCGGATTCATCCTTGCGGGTGTCATCGCGACCACTCCGGACGGCGTGTCGTCCGTCCTCTTCTACCTGGCCGCGTACTCGTTCGTGACGATCGGCGCGTTCGCGGTGGTCACCCTCGTGCGCGACGCCGGTGGCGAGGCCACGCACCTGTCCAAGTGGGCGGGGCTCGGCCGGCGGTCGCCGCTGGTGGCGGCCGTGTTCGCGGTGTTCCTGCTGGCCTTCGCCGGCATCCCGCTGACCTCCGGGTTCGCCGGAAAGTTCGCCGTGTTCAAGGCGGCCGCGGAGGGCGGCGCGGCTCCGCTGGTCGTGGTCGGTGTGATCTCGTCGGCGATCGCCGCCTTCTTCTACATCCGGGTGATCGTGCTGATGTTCTTCAGCGAGCCGCGGCCCGAGGGCCCGACCGTCGCCGTTCCGTCGCCGCTGACGATGATGGCGATCGGGGTGGGCGTGGCGGTCACGCTGGTGCTCGGTGTGGCGCCGCAGTACTTCCTGGACCTGGCGAACCAGGCCGGGGTGTTCGTGCGCTGACCTACGGCGCGTGCGTGTGTGCGTGCTTGCGTGATTTGTGTGCGGCGGGCCCGGTTCCCCTTGGTTTTCCCAGAGGGGCCGGGCCCGCAGTCATGTTCGAGTGACGAGAGTTGTACACAGGGTGACTCGATTGGGCCTGTGGATAACTCGGGTGCTGTCAGTCCGGACCCCTATCGTGGAGGCAGTGGTCGAGGGACGACGTACGGGGGACCAGACGATGGGCGGGACGGGTGGGATCAGCGCGATGACAGCGATCACCGGGACACCGGAGCGGACCGATAGCGAGGCGCTGGCCACGCTGCACCGGGTCTTCGGGTACGAGGCCTTCCGCGGCGAGCAGCAAGCGGTCATCGAACACGTGGTGGCCGGCGGGGACGCGGTCGTCCTCATGCCGACCGGCGGCGGCAAGTCGCTGTGCTACCAGATCCCGTCCCTGGTCAGACCCGGTACGGGCATCGTCGTCTCGCCTCTCATCGCGCTCATGCAGGATCAGGTGAACGCGCTGCGGGCGCTCGGCGTGAACGCCGGGTTCATGAACTCCACGCAGAACTTCGACGAGCGGCGCGTGGTCGAGGCCGAGTTCCTCGCAGGCGAGTTGGACCTGCTGTACCTGGCGCCGGAGCGACTGCGCCTGGACTCCACGCTGGACCTCCTCTCGCGCGGCAAGATCGCGGTCTTCGCGATCGACGAGGCGCACTGCGTGTCCCAGTGGGGCCACGACTTCCGCCCCGACTACCTCTCGCTCTCCCTGCTCGGCGAGCGCTGGCCGGACGTCCCACGGATCGCGCTCACGGCGACGGCCACCCACGCGACGCACGAGGAGATCACCCAGCGGCTGAACATGCCGTCGGCCCGGCACTTCGTGGCGAGCTTCGACCGGCCCAACATCCAGTACCGGATCGTGCCGAAGGCCGACCCCAAGAAGCAGTTGCTGAGCTTCCTGCACGAGGAGCACGCGGGCGACGCGGGCATCGTGTACTGCCTCTCGCGCAACTCCGTGGAGAAGACAGCCGAGTTCCTCTCCCGCAACGGCGTGGAGGCGGTGCCCTACCACGCGGGTCTGGACGCGGGCACACGCGCGGCGCACCAGTCCCGGTTCCTGCGGGAGGACGGCCTGGTCGTGTGCGCGACCATCGCGTTCGGCATGGGCATCGACAAGCCCGACGTGCGGTTCGTCGCCCACCTCGACCTCCCCAAGTCGATCGAGGGCTACTACCAGGAGACGGGGCGCGGCGGCCGTGACGGACTGCCCTCCACGGCATGGATGGCGTACGGCCTCAACGACGTCATACAGCAGCGCAAGCTGATCCAGTCCGGTGAGGGCGACGAGGCCTTCCGGCGGCGGGCAGGCGCCCACCTGGACTCGATGCTGGCCCTGTGTGAGACCGCCCAGTGCCGCCGCAGCCAACTCCTCGCCTACTTCGGCCAGGACCCCGCCGCGGCGGGCTGCGGCAACTGCGACACCTGCCTCACGCCGCCGGAGACCTGGGACGGCACGGTCGCGGCCCAGAAGGTGCTGTCGACCGTGGTGCGGCTGCAGCGGGAGCGCGGGCAGAAGTTCGGCGCCGTGCAGATCGTCGACATCCTGATGGGCAAGCGCACGGCCAAGGTGATCCAGTTCGACCACGACCAGTTGTCGGTGTTCGGCATCGGCGAGGATCTCGCCGAAGGCGAATGGCGGGGCGTCGTACGGCAGTTGCTGGCACAGGGGCTGCTCGCGGTCGAGGGGGAGTACGGCACGCTGGTGCTGACGGAGGCCAGCGGCGAGGTACTGCGCCGCGAGCGGGACGTACCGCTGCGCAAGGAGCCGAAGAAGCCGGCCACGTCGAAGGCGTCGGGCTCTTCCTCCTCCGGCAGGAACAAGCCCAAGGCCGCCGCGGCCGAGCTGCCCGAGGAACTGCTGCCCGCCTTCGAGGCCCTGCGCGCCTGGCGCGCCGAACAGGCCCGCGAACAGGGTGTTCCCGCGTACGTCATCTTCCACGACGCCACACTCCGGGAGATCGCCACGGCCTGGCCGACGTCGGTGCGACAGCTCGGCGGCATCAGCGGGGTCGGCGAGAAGAAGCTCGTGACGTACGGGGAGGGCGTGATCGCGGTCCTGGCCTCACTGGACGGCCCACTGGGCACCGCCACCGATCCGGCGCCTGCCGGGGGCTCGGTTCCCGGCTCCGCACCCGGCGCTGCTCCCGGCGCTGCTCAGGGTGCCGCCGCGGATCCGGGCGCCTCGGACTACTGGCCCGAGATGGACGCGGAACCGGAACCCGAGGACTGGATATAGGGGACTGGACACGGGGGACCGACCCGACGGGCTGACTGGACGGGCTGACAGGACTGGCACCTGGCGGGGACGGCTGGGGACCGGCCTCAGCGGAGCGGTTCCTCATAGGCACGTGGCGCATGTCGCGTACGCCCTGACGTCCGAGTCCGTCGTCGCCGTGGCCAGGGCGGCGCGGGCGGCCTCCGGGGCGGGTGCGGTGACGGGGCCCATCGTGCGGACCTCGTTGGTGACATGGCCTTGAGCGGCGACGGTGGTCGCGCCCCGGCCTGCGTGGCTGCTGACCTGGGAAGACTGGCGGATCTTGACCAAGATCCGCCAGGTCAGGACAACGCCGTCAGTCCCGGGGCGAAGGTGATCAGCAGGGGCAGCAGGGGGACCAGCGTGGCCGCTGCCGTCGTCAGCGCCCGGTGTCTGCGGAGCAGGCGCGGGGGCGGCTGGAGCAGTCGGTCGACGCGCTCGCCCAGGAGGCGGTGACTGGAGGCGCAGGACAGGACGCCCCGGTGCTGGTTCAGCTCGATCAGAGCCAGCGCCGTCGTCAGATGGCCGCAGCGGCGCGACGCCGTGTCGTCGGCGGCGAGTTCGACCAGGCGGTGGGTCTGGTCGCAGAAGTGGGAGAAGAGCGGAATACGGGGGAAGCCGGTGGCAAGGGCGGTCGAGAGGTGGAGCAGCCAGTCGTGGTGGGCGCGGGCATGGCCGCGTTCGTGGGTGAGGACGGCGTCCAGTTGGTGGGAGGTGAGGCGGTGCAGGGCGCCGGTCGTCACGATCAACTGGGGCGGACTGCCGGGCATCCACCAGGCGTCGGGATACTCGTCCTCCAGCACGAGCAGCGGGCCGCGGGCGGAAGGCAGGCCCGCAGGCAGGTCCGGGGCGCGTTCCCGCAGGTGCGCCCTGGCCTGGCCACGACGCCGGCGCGCGTCGACGAGCTCGCGGGCCAGCATCGCGGTGGTCCAGGCGGCCCCGCAGGCCAGCAGCAGAGTCAGGGCCGCTGCCCACAGTGGGACGCCGGAGAGGTCGTACGCCTCGGTGACCGCGGGCGGTGCGGGGGCGAAGACCCGCGCGCGGACGGTGTGGAACACGGCCGTGGCACCCAGCACCAGGGCTGTCAGGCAGCACAGCAGGACCGTGGCGACCAGGCACTGCCACACCCACAGCCCGACCACGGGCTCCCGCTCGGGCCATACGGAGCGGGTGAGCGCACGCGGAGCCGGCACGGCGGCCGTCAGCGCGACGACGCTCAGCAGGAGCAGGCAGACGGTCATGCCATGGGCTCCGGATCCTGGTCGGGAAGGGGGCGTGCGCCACGTGCGCACGGGATGCGTACCGCGTACCCGTGTGTGTGCGGCCTGCCACGGGCGACGGGCTCGGTGCGAGGACCGTGCCCGCCGCCAGTATGACGGCGGTTACTCCGGGAGTCAGCCCACGAAGACGCCCCGATTCAGCCCGGACCGCCCCGCACTGTCCCCGGCTCCATCGCCGGCTCCGTCACCGACCCTGTCACCGGCACCATCACCGGCACCATCACTGGTCCCGTCGCAGGTCTCATCACGGGTCCCGTCACGGGTCCTGCCACGGGGCCTGTCGTCGGCACCGTCAGCCGTCGCTTCGCTCGGCGACCACCCTCCCGCTCACTTCTCCGAGTCCCACCCGTGCGCCGCCGGGGCCGGGAGCCCATGCCGACAGGGTCACCACGTCGCCGTCCTCCAGGAACGTCCGCTTGCCGTCGGGGAGTTCGAGCGGGTCACGGCCGTTCCAGGTCAGTTCCAGGAGGGAGCCGCGCTCGTGCGGGTTCGGGCCGCTCACCGTGCCCGAGCCGTACAGGTCGCCGGTGCGCAGGGAGGCGCCGTTGACGGTGAGGTGGGCGAGTTGCTGGGCGGCCGTCCAGTACATGGTGGAGAAGGGCGGATCGGAGACGACGTGACCGTTGAGCGCGACGGAGATGCGCAGGTCGTAGCCGGCGGGTTCGGTGGCCGAGTCGTCCAGGTAGGGGAGCAGGGGGTGGGTCCGCTCCGGGGGCGTCACCCGCGCGCTCTCCAGGGCTTCCAGCGGGGTGACCCAGGCCGACACCGACGTGGCGAACGACTTGGCGAGGAACGGGCCGAGAGGGACGTACTCCCAGGCCTGGAGGTCGCGGGCCGACCAGTCGTTGAGCAGGCACAGGCCGAAGACGTGTTCGCGGAAGTCGGTCAGCCCGACCGGGTTGCCCTGCCGCGAGGGCACGCCGACCACGAAGCCGACCTCGGCCTCGATGTCGAGCCGCACGGACGGGCCGAAGACGGGGGCCGGATCGGCGGGCGCCTTGCGCTGGCCCGACGGGCGGACGACGTCCGTGCCGGAGACCACGACCGTGCCGGCGCGGCCGTGGTAGCCGATCGGCAGGTGCTTCCAGTTCGGCAGGAGGACGTCCCCGG
The Streptomyces sp. NBC_01485 genome window above contains:
- a CDS encoding NADH-quinone oxidoreductase subunit J — protein: MSAQLAAYSTSTGEAFQFWVLGTVAVIGALCTVFMKRAVHSALCLAGTMIVLAVFYLANGAYFLGIVQIVVYTGAIMMLFLFVVMLVGVTAADSLKETIKGQRWLALVSGLGFGVLLIAGIGNASLTEFDGLAEANANGNVEGLAALIFTKYVFAFEITGALLITAAVGAMVLTHRERTERPKTQRELSEQRVREGKHVPPLPAPGVYARHNAVDVQGLLPDGTPSELTVSKTLRERGQIRDVSTEALNDLKALEQRAEERLERSAIEPPHLKRNSPQAEEASK
- the nuoK gene encoding NADH-quinone oxidoreductase subunit NuoK, which encodes MNPVNYLYLAALLFTIGATGVLIRRNAIVVFMCIELMLNACNLAFVTFSRMHGNLDGQIIAFFTMVVAAAEVVVGLAIIVSLFRSRHSASVDDASLMKL
- the nuoL gene encoding NADH-quinone oxidoreductase subunit L → MENLIALLIAAPLLGAAVLLVGGRRLDAVGHWIGTLLSTTSFVLAVVLFGDLLSKDAEHRTLTQYLFSWIPVEGFQADVAFRLDQLSMTFVLLITGVGSLIHLYSVGYMEHDERRRRFFGYLNLFLAAMLLLVLADNYLLLYVGWEGVGLASYLLIGFWQHKPSAATAAKKAFLVNRVGDMGLSIAIMLMFTTFGTFAFGPLLGTEGEPGIAGDASEGRLTAIALMLLLAACGKSAQVPLQSWLGDAMEGPTPVSALIHAATMVTAGVYLIVRSAAIFNAAPDAQLVVTVVGAVTLLFGAIVGCAKDDIKKALAGSTMSQIGYMVLAAGLGPIGYVFAIMHLVTHGFFKAGLFLGAGSVMHGMNDEVDMRKYGGLRTYMPITFVTFGLGYLAIIGFPGLSGFFSKDKIIEAAFAKGGTEGWILGGCALLGAAITAYYMTRVMLMTFFGEKRWQPDEHGHEPHPHESPKSMTIPMIVLAFGSVFAGGFFSIGDRFVHWLEPVTGHSHGDSPVSALTVTLATMVVLVVGVAIAYAQYGRRPVPVVAPRGSLLTRAARRDLLQDDFNHVVLVRGGEHLTRSLVYVDHTLVDGVVNGTAASVGGLSGRLRRLQNGYARSYAVSMFGGVAILIAATLLMRAV
- a CDS encoding NADH-quinone oxidoreductase subunit M — translated: MSFPLLTATAALPAIGAVATAAVPAARRNAAKALALLFSLGTLALAIVVLVRFDPGGDRYQLTESHSWIKDFGVRYELGVDGIAVALIALTALLIPFIILAGWHDADPLETGNKRWRPTQGFFALILAVEAMVIISFEATDVFLFYIFFEAMLIPMYFLIGGFGDRAHEYGEETASTQRSYAAVKFLLYNLVGGLIMLAAVIGLYVVAGNFSLQEIAQARAGGTLDMATNTERWLFLGFFFAFAVKAPLWPLHTWLPNAMGEATAPVAVLITAVVDKVGTFAMLRFCLQLFPEASKWATPVILVLAVISIIYGALLAVGQRDIKRLVAYASISHFGFIVLGIFAMTSQGQSGATLYMVNHGISTAALMLVAGFLISRRGSRLIADYGGVQKVAPVLAGTFLIGGLATLSLPGLAPFVSEFLVLVGTFARYPAIGIIATFGIVLAALYTLVLYQRTMTGPVKPEVSAMPDLRARELVVVAPLIVLLIFLGVYPKPVTDIVNPAVKQTLSDVHKKDPKPEVEAAK
- the nuoN gene encoding NADH-quinone oxidoreductase subunit NuoN; the encoded protein is MSASAVHSLWTTAATAAEPISKIDTPKIEYGQLSPTLIVVGAAVIGVLVEAFVPRKHRYYAQLFVSVVALVAAFAAVVALAEGGYGTTKARIAAMGAIAVDGPALFLQGTILLAALVGLFTFAERRLDPEVHGNRVDSFAAQAASVPGSDSEQAAVKAGFATTEVFPLLLFAVAGMLVFPSANDLLTFFIALEVFSLPLYLLCALARRKRLMSQEAAVKYFLLGAFASAFTLFGIALLYGYAGSVSYGTIAQVVDGTVQNVNPALADTMGNDALLLVGAAMIVMGLLFKVGAVPFHMWTPDVYQGAPTPVTGFMAAATKVAAFGALLRLLYVVLPGLRWDWRPVMWGVAIVTMLGGAIVAITQTDIKRLLAYSSIAHAGFILAGVIATTPDGVSSVLFYLAAYSFVTIGAFAVVTLVRDAGGEATHLSKWAGLGRRSPLVAAVFAVFLLAFAGIPLTSGFAGKFAVFKAAAEGGAAPLVVVGVISSAIAAFFYIRVIVLMFFSEPRPEGPTVAVPSPLTMMAIGVGVAVTLVLGVAPQYFLDLANQAGVFVR
- the recQ gene encoding DNA helicase RecQ, whose product is MGGTGGISAMTAITGTPERTDSEALATLHRVFGYEAFRGEQQAVIEHVVAGGDAVVLMPTGGGKSLCYQIPSLVRPGTGIVVSPLIALMQDQVNALRALGVNAGFMNSTQNFDERRVVEAEFLAGELDLLYLAPERLRLDSTLDLLSRGKIAVFAIDEAHCVSQWGHDFRPDYLSLSLLGERWPDVPRIALTATATHATHEEITQRLNMPSARHFVASFDRPNIQYRIVPKADPKKQLLSFLHEEHAGDAGIVYCLSRNSVEKTAEFLSRNGVEAVPYHAGLDAGTRAAHQSRFLREDGLVVCATIAFGMGIDKPDVRFVAHLDLPKSIEGYYQETGRGGRDGLPSTAWMAYGLNDVIQQRKLIQSGEGDEAFRRRAGAHLDSMLALCETAQCRRSQLLAYFGQDPAAAGCGNCDTCLTPPETWDGTVAAQKVLSTVVRLQRERGQKFGAVQIVDILMGKRTAKVIQFDHDQLSVFGIGEDLAEGEWRGVVRQLLAQGLLAVEGEYGTLVLTEASGEVLRRERDVPLRKEPKKPATSKASGSSSSGRNKPKAAAAELPEELLPAFEALRAWRAEQAREQGVPAYVIFHDATLREIATAWPTSVRQLGGISGVGEKKLVTYGEGVIAVLASLDGPLGTATDPAPAGGSVPGSAPGAAPGAAQGAAADPGASDYWPEMDAEPEPEDWI
- a CDS encoding M56 family metallopeptidase translates to MTVCLLLLSVVALTAAVPAPRALTRSVWPEREPVVGLWVWQCLVATVLLCCLTALVLGATAVFHTVRARVFAPAPPAVTEAYDLSGVPLWAAALTLLLACGAAWTTAMLARELVDARRRRGQARAHLRERAPDLPAGLPSARGPLLVLEDEYPDAWWMPGSPPQLIVTTGALHRLTSHQLDAVLTHERGHARAHHDWLLHLSTALATGFPRIPLFSHFCDQTHRLVELAADDTASRRCGHLTTALALIELNQHRGVLSCASSHRLLGERVDRLLQPPPRLLRRHRALTTAAATLVPLLPLLITFAPGLTALS
- the fahA gene encoding fumarylacetoacetase codes for the protein MPPFDLPEGDPFGPHNLPYGVFSLAGSAQRTVGVRLGDHVLDAGAAARALGSPHAELLAAPTLDALLAAGRTAWSQVRRALTEWVTDPAHRPTVEPLFHPLSAVTLHLPFEVADYVDFYSSEHHARNAGAIFRPDAGDVLLPNWKHLPIGYHGRAGTVVVSGTDVVRPSGQRKAPADPAPVFGPSVRLDIEAEVGFVVGVPSRQGNPVGLTDFREHVFGLCLLNDWSARDLQAWEYVPLGPFLAKSFATSVSAWVTPLEALESARVTPPERTHPLLPYLDDSATEPAGYDLRISVALNGHVVSDPPFSTMYWTAAQQLAHLTVNGASLRTGDLYGSGTVSGPNPHERGSLLELTWNGRDPLELPDGKRTFLEDGDVVTLSAWAPGPGGARVGLGEVSGRVVAERSDG